The DNA region TCTTTGTCAAATGCGGCCCcggcttcttcttcatccttTGTGACACGTAATGATTTACAATCACTGAAAATAACTTCCCATATTGCCGCAGTGAGCATGCAGGCAATTAAATGAGCAGGTAAGTAATGATGAAGGAACTTTTGACGACCCATCAAGAAGAATGGGAAATAATGGCATACCCAACctgcaaagaaaaaggaaattggACCATATAGCTTTTCTCTTgtgattttatttaatgcGAAAAAGCTACGTTGTCTTGTTATCATGTCGGCTAATACAATACCAACAAAGACACATATTGAAATGACTTGTAACCACCAGCCAACTATATTtccaataaaatatatctgTTTTTTCTCCTCATCGCTAGTCCAGAATGAGACACCACTTAAACTGCCAGGCCAAGATTCGGGTTGAGACGCAAATGGATGCTCGGAGGATAACTTGTTATTTTGAACAAACATGTTCTTCTGAAGTTCTAACCATTTGCTTAGGAATGGCATTGACTTGACAACCTTGGGGAcatatttctttctctcttCAGATAAATTAACAATGGAATCGACTGACCAGTTATTAGATGGCTCGgtgatttttttgttacCATTAACTTCCTGCTGATTAAACGCCCAGTCAGgtaaaaattcatcattatgTGTCCACAAAGCAACTGCAGTATCCAAATGGAATATACGGAATCTAGCCATTTTAGATTTCAGAACATGACCTTCATCGCCTTTCTTCAATGGTTGGAAAGTAAATAATGTTTCCTTGTATCTTTCACCGTTAGCTTCCTCTTCAGAAATCGTGGTTATTTCTTCGTTTGTAGGGAATAATGGGGATGCAACATCATGGGCTAGCAAATATGTGTTACTAGCAACATGTCTTAATCTTATTGGTTCATTCAGCTTGACAATTTCATTGTTTTCATTTCCTCTAGCTGGTAGGATTTCCCATTGATTATTTGCATCCTCGAAGGCGTAAGCAGTAACTTGTTGACCTTGAGATGATATACGACCATCTTCATAACGCAAAGGATAATTGAGCAAATGTGAATGTAAAAATGCATCAGTATCCGTATGTTTGAAAGTCACAATATCATGAAAATTGACTTGTTTGGAGTCTATAGTTGAAACTGAATCAAAGAGAGTTTCTTGGAATTCAGATGACATAAAGGGATCACCTGGACCGGAAgtatttaaaatttcaaaatgaacCCAAAACCAAAATAGGTAAATAACGAATGGAATGAGTACTAAACCGTTGAGTCTTCTACTGAAATGTCTCATAAAAGTTCTTAAGTTTAGTCCCGCACGGACATCCAACAATTGCCATAAGTTAACAACTACAGCAGTACCTATAGCTGCATATGTCATAACACCAATATATTTGGTAGACATAACAAAGGATAGAGAAATACCAGTTGCATAGAGCCAGAAATACCAAGAGGATGAAAAAGGGGCGACTAACTGAACCTTGTAAAAGCGTACATAGCAGTAGAAACTAGCAGCTATGGCGATGATCAAGATTGCATCCAAAAGAATCAATCTTGTTTCAGTGACATGTGCATTGTCAATTGCGACCAATAGAGCACCAAAAGCACAAGTAACAGCCTTGAAATTTAGTTCTTTGAGTGTGTTGAACACCAAGGTGACTGTTAAAGTACCTAATATGGCATTGAAAGAACGATAGGCCAAGTATGGGGCTGGGTTAGTTTCGTAACTGTATCCAATCTCATCAAACTTGAAAGAACCATCGTAGCCTGTAAGCCAACCAATAAAAGCGATCATCATCTTAGCAAATGGGGGATGAACATCGAAGAAGAACGTTCTTTCTAAGTAATATGAAGCAAATTTACCGAAATGGACTTCATCAAAAACGACCTCTTTTGGGTACCAAATCTTGTAAAATCTTGCTACCAATGCAATCAAGGTCACAATAGTACAATAAGTATGATATTTGCCAGCTGTATCTGGTTTATCTCTCAAAAGCCAGTTTTGACTGAGttgtttgaaatttgaaacatCCTTAGTGTACTTAACAGCAGGATCGTCTACGTCCGGCGTTCCAGCCTTTTGATTACGGGGTTTCTTAGCACTAGCCATTTCTTGCCAGAATACTCCAGTTCAAATAGTATGACTTGACGCTATCAATCAGCAGCTATCGATCTAATGGTAATGACTCAATATATCACCAATTAAAATTAGACGTGTCAATTTAATAAGCCGCttttttgcaaaatattCTGCGCGAAATATTTAACTAGGAAGCTAATATGGTATAACTGACCAGGTTAACAGATTATAGAGATCAAACtaaaaagatcaattatATATGAGGAAAccttttgaatgaaatagTTTACTTTGTGCTTTGAAGTTTATATATGAATAACggaaattaaaaaaagatttaaataGAGGTTAacataattttatttataaaCCTTGTTGAGCTCTTCTTCTGTCACGTTCTTCAGCAATGGTTAACTTGATACCCTTACCCTTTGGTAAAGAGATCCATGGCTTACCTGGTTCACCAATAACGAAGACGTTAGATAATCTGGTGACGAAAGTGTTGTCTAAGGAGTCCTTGATGTGAACTAAATCGAAACCACCATCGTGTCTTTCCTTGTGAACAATGGTACCAATTCTACCCAAGTTACGACCACCAGTAACGTAAACTAATTTACCAGCATCGAATTTGATGTAGTCGGAGATCTTACCGGTAGCTAAGTCAATCTTAACGGTGTCGTTAATCTTGATATTTGGGTCTGGGTATCTGATGGTTCTACCGTCGTGGGTAACAACGTATGGAACACCTTTCTTACCTAATTGAACCTTTCTAACTTTACCTAATTTGTAAGAAGCTTCTTCGTCGGTGATACGGTGGACAGCAAATCTACCTTTAACATCGTAGACTAATCTGAAGTTTTCGTTAGTGGCTTCTAAAGTGATGACATCCATGAAACCAGCTGGGTAGGTAGAGTCAGTTCTGACCTTACCGTCAACTTTAACGTGACGTTGCATCATGATAGCCTTAACTTCACGACCGTTTAAAGCATACTTTAATCTGTTTCTTAAGAAAACGATTAATGGTAAGGATTCACGTAACTTGTGTGGACCAGCAGATGGTCTTGGGGCGTAACAACCGGATAATTTATCTAGTAACCAGTGGTGTGGAGCTGCTAATCTCTTGAGATGCTTCTTTCTGTTTGATAAATGAGATTGGGAATAAAATTGTTAGTAAATTAATGAACAAAAACTCATCTTAATCTCAATCGTCTTTTGGAATGCCATATAGTTCGATATTGTGCATTTATGGTTATATCTGCATTCACAAAAACGTCTTGTTTTGAACTAGTAACATACGGTCCTCTAGCCATCTTTGTTTGATGATTATTTGCTATGCAAGTTATGCTCTAAATGAGGCAATACACTACAATTTGACAATTTCAGTATATTCTTTAATCTTGATAGTTTGCTCAGTGCGCATACTATCGCTACGGATAGAATCCCTCCTACACGGGTTCATGCTCGATAGAATCTCTGCCTACCCGTTAGGCAGAGATGGTAGCGATGGATGGGCCTAGGACAGAACGTCTGTAGGAGTTCCCGTCTGGACGACAAACTGAGGTTGGTCTTTGTGCCAC from Kazachstania africana CBS 2517 chromosome 5, complete genome includes:
- the PMT4 gene encoding dolichyl-phosphate-mannose-protein mannosyltransferase (similar to Saccharomyces cerevisiae PMT4 (YJR143C); ancestral locus Anc_4.379), with protein sequence MASAKKPRNQKAGTPDVDDPAVKYTKDVSNFKQLSQNWLLRDKPDTAGKYHTYCTIVTLIALVARFYKIWYPKEVVFDEVHFGKFASYYLERTFFFDVHPPFAKMMIAFIGWLTGYDGSFKFDEIGYSYETNPAPYLAYRSFNAILGTLTVTLVFNTLKELNFKAVTCAFGALLVAIDNAHVTETRLILLDAILIIAIAASFYCYVRFYKVQLVAPFSSSWYFWLYATGISLSFVMSTKYIGVMTYAAIGTAVVVNLWQLLDVRAGLNLRTFMRHFSRRLNGLVLIPFVIYLFWFWVHFEILNTSGPGDPFMSSEFQETLFDSVSTIDSKQVNFHDIVTFKHTDTDAFLHSHLLNYPLRYEDGRISSQGQQVTAYAFEDANNQWEILPARGNENNEIVKLNEPIRLRHVASNTYLLAHDVASPLFPTNEEITTISEEEANGERYKETLFTFQPLKKGDEGHVLKSKMARFRIFHLDTAVALWTHNDEFLPDWAFNQQEVNGNKKITEPSNNWSVDSIVNLSEERKKYVPKVVKSMPFLSKWLELQKNMFVQNNKLSSEHPFASQPESWPGSLSGVSFWTSDEEKKQIYFIGNIVGWWLQVISICVFVGIVLADMITRQRSFFALNKITREKLYGPISFFFAGWVCHYFPFFLMGRQKFLHHYLPAHLIACMLTAAIWEVIFSDCKSLRVTKDEEEAGAAFDKDPKIYSLPLNCFFFIAAVAVFSFFVYFAPLIYGDVSLSPEGVVARQWLDIKLNFAKQ
- the RPS4A gene encoding 40S ribosomal protein eS4 (similar to Saccharomyces cerevisiae RPS4B (YHR203C) and RPS4A (YJR145C); ancestral locus Anc_4.382) codes for the protein MARGPKKHLKRLAAPHHWLLDKLSGCYAPRPSAGPHKLRESLPLIVFLRNRLKYALNGREVKAIMMQRHVKVDGKVRTDSTYPAGFMDVITLEATNENFRLVYDVKGRFAVHRITDEEASYKLGKVRKVQLGKKGVPYVVTHDGRTIRYPDPNIKINDTVKIDLATGKISDYIKFDAGKLVYVTGGRNLGRIGTIVHKERHDGGFDLVHIKDSLDNTFVTRLSNVFVIGEPGKPWISLPKGKGIKLTIAEERDRRRAQQGL